A single genomic interval of Macadamia integrifolia cultivar HAES 741 unplaced genomic scaffold, SCU_Mint_v3 scaffold1467, whole genome shotgun sequence harbors:
- the LOC122063822 gene encoding chaperone protein dnaJ 8, chloroplastic-like: MGDYENVKYHPDVYKGNNYVIQFNQINEAYNVVMSYLRGEETNMIGDQCESSYDYNDADELMRGMCDPDWDMWEEWMGREVAGIRDYSSHINPYI, from the exons TATCATCCAGATGTTTACAAAGGAAACAACTATGTTATTCAATTCAATCAAATTAATGAAGCTTATAAT GTTGTGATGAGCTACTTGAGGGGAGAAGAGACGAACATGATTGGTGATCAATGTGAGTCTTCGTACGATTACAACGATGCAGATGAACTGATGAGAGGAATGTGTGATCCAGATTGGGACATGTGGGAAGAATGGATGGGACGGGAAGTTGCTGGAATTCGTGATTACTCTTCTCACATCAACCCTTACATCTAA